A single Desulfobacterales bacterium DNA region contains:
- a CDS encoding MBL fold metallo-hydrolase, producing MKQIGDHIFAETAYSWANVGAAVTDAGIVLLDCPVRPSDSKKWLEALHPLSPLGPRYLIGTDFHGDHTTGAAFVPDVVFIALRLVYRELADSSSNAFSKKIFFETLRDEGHTEEAEQIEKAVVPLPHICFDETLLLNLHPFTFEIRRLGGHSPACSVVHIPEEGILFASDVVINDPSPGMRDANIAEWIAALTWIDELPVDTIVPGHGDICGKEVVRRLINRFEEMRGIMNRLIQSGLSKTEAMQNDLFEKFFFGDTSRGNYWLQQRRTTFREGLERLYDEVKGY from the coding sequence ATGAAGCAGATAGGTGATCATATTTTTGCGGAGACAGCTTATAGCTGGGCCAATGTCGGCGCAGCTGTTACCGATGCCGGCATCGTCCTGCTCGACTGCCCGGTGCGGCCGTCGGATTCAAAAAAATGGCTGGAAGCACTTCATCCCCTCAGCCCCCTGGGGCCGCGTTACCTGATCGGTACGGATTTTCATGGCGATCATACCACCGGCGCCGCTTTTGTACCGGATGTCGTCTTCATTGCGCTCCGGCTCGTCTACCGGGAACTGGCCGATAGTTCATCCAATGCCTTTTCCAAAAAAATCTTCTTTGAAACCCTGCGGGACGAAGGCCACACGGAAGAAGCCGAACAGATCGAAAAGGCGGTTGTTCCGCTGCCCCATATCTGCTTTGATGAAACCCTGCTGCTAAACCTGCATCCGTTTACATTTGAAATTCGCCGCCTCGGGGGGCACTCCCCGGCCTGCAGCGTCGTCCATATCCCCGAGGAGGGGATTCTGTTTGCCAGCGACGTGGTCATCAACGACCCCTCCCCCGGCATGCGCGACGCCAATATCGCCGAGTGGATTGCCGCACTCACCTGGATAGATGAACTTCCGGTCGATACGATTGTTCCCGGCCATGGCGATATCTGCGGCAAAGAGGTCGTCAGGCGGTTGATTAACCGGTTTGAGGAAATGCGGGGCATCATGAACCGGCTGATTCAGTCGGGACTTTCAAAGACCGAAGCAATGCAGAACGATTTATTTGAAAAATTCTTTTTTGGAGATACCTCCCGGGGCAATTACTGGCTGCAGCAGCGCAGAACGACCTTCCGCGAGGGGCTCGAAAGATTATATGATGAAGTGAAAGGATATTAA
- a CDS encoding FAD-dependent oxidoreductase, translated as MGKHLVLIGGGHAHMLTLANLDKFIGRDHNVTVIGPSPYHYYSGMGPGMLGGTYTPDDIRFRTRHVVEKQGGKFILGETVQVDPEGRTVRLKTGDTLPYDVLSFNTGSYVPRTNVSGNDVNIFTVKPIEKLLEARQQILAMLSRKNIAIGIVGGGPSAIEIAGNIRQLSKKAPHQPSITIYAGKQLMSQFPENLRHKAAASLGRRGIHVDESGYAREISTENITLESGRSYPADMIFLALGVIPSPIFKDSNLPTGPDGGLLVNRFLQSTQYPELFGGGDCIYFKDRPLNKVGVYAVRQNPVLLHNLMAALEGSALMPFDPGGDYLLIFNMGDGTGILQKRWLLFGGRLAFFIKDRIDRKFMRKFQSIE; from the coding sequence ATGGGAAAACACCTCGTACTCATCGGCGGCGGCCATGCCCATATGCTGACGCTGGCAAATCTCGATAAGTTTATCGGCCGGGACCACAACGTTACGGTCATAGGCCCCTCCCCCTATCACTACTATTCCGGCATGGGTCCCGGTATGCTCGGTGGAACTTACACACCCGATGACATCCGTTTCAGGACCCGACATGTGGTTGAAAAGCAGGGGGGCAAGTTCATTTTAGGAGAAACGGTTCAAGTGGACCCCGAAGGGCGCACCGTCAGGCTGAAAACCGGAGACACCCTCCCCTACGACGTTCTCTCCTTTAATACCGGCAGTTATGTGCCCCGAACGAATGTGTCCGGCAACGATGTCAACATTTTTACGGTGAAGCCTATTGAAAAGCTGCTGGAAGCCCGGCAGCAGATCCTGGCAATGCTTTCCCGAAAAAACATAGCGATCGGCATCGTCGGCGGCGGACCGTCGGCCATTGAAATCGCCGGCAATATCCGGCAGCTGTCAAAAAAGGCACCCCACCAGCCGTCCATCACGATTTATGCCGGAAAACAGTTGATGTCGCAATTTCCGGAAAATCTGCGTCACAAGGCAGCCGCCTCTTTGGGTCGTCGCGGGATCCATGTTGATGAAAGCGGATACGCCCGGGAAATTTCGACGGAAAATATTACACTCGAATCCGGCCGGAGCTATCCGGCGGATATGATCTTCCTGGCCCTGGGAGTCATACCCTCTCCGATTTTCAAGGATTCCAATCTCCCCACCGGGCCTGACGGCGGTCTACTGGTCAATCGGTTCCTTCAAAGCACGCAATACCCGGAGCTGTTCGGCGGCGGCGATTGTATTTATTTCAAAGATCGGCCCCTTAACAAGGTCGGGGTCTATGCCGTGCGCCAGAATCCGGTGCTGCTTCACAACCTGATGGCGGCACTGGAAGGGAGTGCGTTAATGCCGTTTGACCCGGGCGGTGATTATCTGCTGATATTTAATATGGGAGACGGCACCGGCATCCTGCAAAAAAGATGGCTTCTGTTCGGCGGCCGGCTCGCCTTTTTCATCAAGGACCGCATCGACCGGAAATTCATGCGAAAGTTTCAATCCATCGAATAA